The following proteins are encoded in a genomic region of Hydra vulgaris chromosome 05, alternate assembly HydraT2T_AEP:
- the LOC136080594 gene encoding uncharacterized protein LOC136080594 isoform X1: MRFQSTILYISSQLSYTAQVAFASNPLTNAIQKIDKIPFIGDVRQQLINCFPPHIKQFVSSNSVVEDKIVARELMACLLSFCFSHIPTHAIIENRILLRKIFFSKLKSTCLGLYPCYGQRWDLMFKKLPNNFRQRQYTKCHSLKVKRLSQVSVSNNNRKLKPVVTELVANQEQLLNDVENELKKKNLHSQPCPF, encoded by the exons ATGCGTTTTCAGTCAACTATCTTATACATTTCCAGTCAACTATCTTATACTGCTCAAGTGGCTTTCGCCTCTAATCCACTAACAAATGCAATCCAAAAA ATTGATAAAATTCCTTTTATTGGTGACGTTAGACAACAACTCATTAATTGCTTTCCTCCAcacattaaacaatttgttagcAGCAACTCTGTAGTAGAAGATAAGATTGTGGCCAGAGAATTAATGGCTTGTCTGTTATCATTCTGCTTCTCCCATATCCCAACTCATGCTATCATTGAAAATAGAATTCTTCtgcgcaaaatatttttttcaaagttaaagtCGACTTGTCTTGGCTTATATCCTTGTTATGGTCAACGATGG GATCTGATGTTTAAAAAGTTGCCAAACAATTTTCGACAACGACAGTATACCAAGTGTCACAGCTTAAAGGTGAAAAGGCTTTCACAGGTTTCTGTTTCAAATAACAATAGGAAACTTAAACCTGTTGTGACTGAATTGGTAGCTAATCAAGAACAGCTATTAAACGATGTTGaa aatgaattaaaaaaaaaaaaccttcacAGCCAACCTTGTCCATTTTAA
- the LOC136080594 gene encoding uncharacterized protein LOC136080594 isoform X2, producing the protein MPKRIGFAPTLMLEEAIRFYADFKDATVKIQAMLFWISPESGNHTANLLKLQQKLISKKTCDKLFMKVDCESIGEYIRVPSSYGPQVIFNHKEYGIRSQHGLEMDTQPLVSTSEMVVILVIVYYLLDLSYPSCFGQLLGFFQEICGFEQFIFISKKCNALLNSFRSNVKFV; encoded by the exons ATGCCAAAGAGAATTGGTTTTGCTCCTACACTAATGCTGGAGGAAGCAATTCGTTTTTATGCTGATTTCAAGGATGCTACAGTCAAGATACAAGCAATGTTGTTTTGGATTTCTCCAGAGTCTGGTAACCACACTGCTAATTTGTTAAAGCTCCAGCAGAAACTTATTTCCAAGAAGACATGTGATAAATTGTTTATGAAAGTGGAT tgtgAGTCTATTGGAGAATACATAAGAGTGCCAAGTTCTTATGGTCCCCAAGTGATTTTTAATCACAAGGAGTATGGCATAAGGAGTCAACACGGTCTTGAGATGGACACTCAGCCATTAGTCAGCACCAGTGAGATGGTGGTGATTTTAGTTATTGTGTATTATTTATTGGACTTATCATATCCATCTTGTTTTGGGCAGTTGCTTGGTTTTTTTCAAGAGATATGTGGATttgaacaatttattttcatatcaaAAAAGTGCAATGCACTGTTGAACTCTTTTCGAAGTAatgtaaagtttgtttga
- the LOC136080594 gene encoding uncharacterized protein LOC136080594 isoform X3, with the protein MVKAVLVKYLGERKIVIANNSSIIDFLNNVSKKFASTSGNICGITWNGCNVDEDTFLAILNKQNLEVEALSLPVSKLYSSSFCQMSSCSPAEYCSKHSSNPPLLTYDETPTSHQQSSDQSNLESAADVSEPVFIQEALAQKHAFSVNYLIHFQSTILYCSSGFRL; encoded by the exons ATGGTCAAAGCTGTTCTTGTTAAGTACCTTGGCGAACGAAAAATTGTTATTGCTAATAATAGCagtattattgattttttaaataatg tttcaaagAAGTTTGCTAGTACTAGTGGGAACATTTGTGGAATCACATGGAATGGATGTAACGTCGATGAAGATACTTTTCTTGCCATTCTAAATAAGCAAAATCTGGAAGTTGAGGCCTTGTCTTTGCCAGTGTCTAAACTTTATTCAAGCTCTTTCTGCCAAATGTCATCATGCTCACCAGCAGAATATTGTTCAAAGCATTCATCCAATCCTCCACTATTGACTTATGATGAGACACCTACTTCACACCAACAATCTAGTGACCAATCAAATTTAGAGAGCGCAGCCGATGTATCTGAACCAGTATTTATTCAAGAAGCTTTAGCTCAAAAACATGCGTTTTCAGTCAACTATCTTATACATTTCCAGTCAACTATCTTATACTGCTCAAGTGGCTTTCGCCTCTAA
- the LOC136080594 gene encoding uncharacterized protein LOC136080594 isoform X4: MIDKIPFIGDVRQQLINCFPPHIKQFVSSNSVVEDKIVARELMACLLSFCFSHIPTHAIIENRILLRKIFFSKLKSTCLGLYPCYGQRWDLMFKKLPNNFRQRQYTKCHSLKVKRLSQVSVSNNNRKLKPVVTELVANQEQLLNDVENELKKKNLHSQPCPF, encoded by the exons atg ATTGATAAAATTCCTTTTATTGGTGACGTTAGACAACAACTCATTAATTGCTTTCCTCCAcacattaaacaatttgttagcAGCAACTCTGTAGTAGAAGATAAGATTGTGGCCAGAGAATTAATGGCTTGTCTGTTATCATTCTGCTTCTCCCATATCCCAACTCATGCTATCATTGAAAATAGAATTCTTCtgcgcaaaatatttttttcaaagttaaagtCGACTTGTCTTGGCTTATATCCTTGTTATGGTCAACGATGG GATCTGATGTTTAAAAAGTTGCCAAACAATTTTCGACAACGACAGTATACCAAGTGTCACAGCTTAAAGGTGAAAAGGCTTTCACAGGTTTCTGTTTCAAATAACAATAGGAAACTTAAACCTGTTGTGACTGAATTGGTAGCTAATCAAGAACAGCTATTAAACGATGTTGaa aatgaattaaaaaaaaaaaaccttcacAGCCAACCTTGTCCATTTTAA